The DNA sequence TGATACGGAGTGATCCTCATCCGAGAGGAGAGGAAAGGTCAGGTTGTATTTCTTGATAAACTTCTGATGGGAATCGAGAGAATCATTGCTGACGCCTAAAATGATTGCCATATTCTTCTTAAATTTGGGAAGTTTATCTCTGAAACTGCAGGCTTCCTTGGTACAACCGGGTGTATCGTCTTTCGGATAAAAATAAAGGATGACGTTCTTTCCTTTTAGCGAATTGAGACTGATCTTCTCGCCAGAGGTGGATGGGAGGTTAAATTCGGGGGCTTTGCTTCCAACCTGAAGTTCGTTTTCCATGGACAATTCTCCTGGGGTGACGATCAAATGATCAATGAACTGATTAAGTAAATCGGACTAAATGAGGAGGTGATTTCTGATTCTTTTTAAAAAATGTTCTCCTGCCTGAACAAGTCTAAGAACTTCGTCTTTAGAGGGCAAAATTCCATTTTCATTTTTATTTTTCACATTAAAAATAGATTCAATCTCTTTTTCCCAGTCAATGGGTTCTTTTTCGTCAGCCTTTCTAAATAGTCCTCTTCTTAGAATGTGGGTCATGAAGGCATTTTTTAGTTCAATATGACTGCGGCAATGAATGTCCTGGCCCAATAGAATCGCTTCTATGCCATAATAGTATAAATTATAAAGACTGTTTAAAAGACTTCTCGTTTTCCCATCTTTAGAGAGGAGTTGAACCTCTTGAAAAGATTCTTCCGCCATCTGAAGTGAAAAAAGGACTTTTTCGGTCGCAACCATATCCCTAAGCTAACATAGACATTAAATCGGGTTCCAGACAAATGAAAAATAGAAGCTATTTTCAGGAAACAGGCGTCTTGTCTCCCAGAACAAATTGGTTAAACTCTTCCAATTGAGAGAGGCTGGTGACATCACTAATCTGGTCGACAAAGAGGCGTCCGTGAAGATGGTCAATTTCATGCTGAAGGATGACCGCGAGAAAAGTATCGGTCAGAATTTCTACAGGTTCGCTGTGTCGATCCAGCGCCTTGAGAGCCACTTTTTTTGAACGGTTGACCTTTCCTCTGAGATTATCAACACTTAAGCAACCTTCCCATCCTTCTATTTTTTCAGACGAGAGATAGGTGAACAGGGGATTGACCAGGACCAGAAGAGAGATTTCGGGGGCATCGGTGTAGCGGGGATTGAAGTGAGATTCTATAACGACCAGCTGTTTGGAGACCGAAACCTGAGGTGCAGCAAGTCCCACGCCATCCTTTAACCGCATGGTTTCAATCATATCGTCGATAAAGAGTTGAAACGATTCGGACAAAAGCTCTTCTTTTGACACCGGTTCAGAAATTTTTCGCAGAACCGGGTTTCCTAATTTAGCAATAGGTAATACCGCCATGATCCCCTTATTTAGGTCACAATTTCAATTTTATCATAATCTGAATTGTATTGACAAGGAGGGACAGCTTTGATACTTTTTACCGCTTAACCAGTTAAGCGCCCTGGCCGTTTTCAAACGATCAGGGTCATGCCGAGATAGCTCAGTAGGTAGAGCAGAGGCCTGAAAAGCCTTGTGTCGGGTGTTCGATTCACCCTCTCGGCATCTTTTTTTCCGGGTGAATCCAACCTGTTCGACTCTCCGGGGAGCTTACCGACTCGCGTCCGCGCACAAAACTGTTGTGCACTTATTCGTGCCAACGTCCGCCCTTCTTGCTTTAGAAACACGACCCCGTGTCATTTAGAAAGCTGTAGTAAACCCTAATTCAATATGGTCTGTATTTTCAGGATGAATGATTGAAGTATCTTGTATGTCCCGGGTAAATTCTAGAAATAATTTTAAATTTCGGAGAAAATAGTAAGTCGCGTTAGCTGTTAGGGTATGAATGGTTAGCTCCGGTTTTTCAGTCACTTGCACCCGGTTATACAACAAAACCCCTTTCCAATCATTGCTGAAGTGGTAAATTCCTTCCACAAATCCCCCTGTAATACTCAAGACATTCGTAGGATTAGGCAAAAAATCAGGATTGTCATCATTTCCAAACAGCCATTGGGCCTTAAGGTCCAGCGGAATTCTCCATTGGCTAATACGAATATCAGGGCCCAATCGGTAAAAGTGATTTTTAATTTTGGATGTTAAATCTTCATCTTCACCGTAAAAACCATAAAATCCAACTGAAAAGGGATCATATTTGACTTTAAACCTGACATACGGGTCTTTAATACTATTGTTATCAAATTTTCCATTGGTATCGGGTTCGATCCCATTCCCGTTCACCAGACCGAGGCCCAACTCAAACCATCTTGGAGCGTAAGTAATCTGTACCCCGCGCTGATAGGTTAAATCAAACAGGCTTGCACTGACTTGCGTCGTATAAATCGCAATATCTTCGATCGTGAGTCGTAGTTCTCGCGAAAAAACTGGATCTGCAACCTGATATTGTCCAAACATCAAGTCAAGAGGATGGCCTCCTATATCGTTAAAGAAAAGGAAAGCGTCTTCAAGTCCCACGACTCTTCCATTTTCATTAGCCAGGAAATAAGAATAAAAAGTAATATCCTTACTCAAATAACCGTCCATAAATAGTTTTAAAACGTTTGGGGCCTCAAAATCAGACCGGGTAGTGCCGGAGTTTTGAAGAGAGAAGACACCGTCCGCTCTGACGGCAAAATTGACGTTCGGATCGAGAAAAAGTTTCTTATCCCCTGTATCTAATGCCCCTTCTTCAACATTTTTTCCCGGCATTTGGTAACCATTATCCCTAAAGCGTTCCCCAAAATCATTTAAATTGGGGAATCCTTCATGGCACATGCCACAACCTACCCCAAATTTTCTTGCAAAACCTGGATTCGCAGAAGCTGCCGAAACAAGAACCAGCAACAAAAAGAGAAAAATAAGAAGGGAAGATACTTTTTTCATAAATATGACCTTGCCATTGATCCAATCATCCTGTTTGCCTTTATTATGGTTTATTGTTAACACAACTGGCTACTCGATATCCACTTGCATTCATTCTTAATTTGGCCCTGATTCCAAAAAACCGCACGCTTGTCATGACCAGCTCCCTACAGATTTGTACCTGGACCGGGCCGTCCAGGATCTTGTAAAAATCTTCCCAAAATAAAGAAACTTTAGGAAATTATCTGTGTTTAAACCACAAGTATATCTTATGGAAAGATATTGATCTTGCAATTTACCGATTAAATCATTGGAGAGTGGATAAAAATGACCCCAAAAATGTCTTGGACTAAATGGATTGCGATTTTCTTAATCATGACGCCGCTTCTGGCGCTTGCAGGTTGTGGCAAGTCAGACGACGGTACTGGCAGCGTTAGCGGCGTCATCACCGACTCCAGCGGAGCACCAATTGGAGGAGCCACTGTTGTCGCTGGAACCAGTTCTCCTACCGCGATCACCGATAAAGATGGAAATTTTACTCTCTCGGGAATTCCGGACGGCACCACGACGATCAATGTGATCTCTCCCGGATATAACACGAATAACGTTACGGTGGTGGTTTCGGAAAATAGAACCACGACATTCGCCCATCCTATCCAATTGCCGGATGTGGATGACTTTGGAAATGCTCCGGTCATTACCAATGCCAGCGCATCGTTC is a window from the Nitrospirota bacterium genome containing:
- the def gene encoding peptide deformylase, whose amino-acid sequence is MAVLPIAKLGNPVLRKISEPVSKEELLSESFQLFIDDMIETMRLKDGVGLAAPQVSVSKQLVVIESHFNPRYTDAPEISLLVLVNPLFTYLSSEKIEGWEGCLSVDNLRGKVNRSKKVALKALDRHSEPVEILTDTFLAVILQHEIDHLHGRLFVDQISDVTSLSQLEEFNQFVLGDKTPVS
- the bcp gene encoding thioredoxin-dependent thiol peroxidase, whose protein sequence is MENELQVGSKAPEFNLPSTSGEKISLNSLKGKNVILYFYPKDDTPGCTKEACSFRDKLPKFKKNMAIILGVSNDSLDSHQKFIKKYNLTFPLLSDEDHSVSEKYGVYKEKNMYGRKYWGIERSTFVIDGDGKLRAIFRKVKVDDHIQEVLESLK